A portion of the Paenibacillus marchantiae genome contains these proteins:
- a CDS encoding glycoside hydrolase family 43 protein yields the protein MTDSITFTNPILEQRADPWVYRHTDGYYYFSASVPAFDRIEIRRAQTLEELRDAEPVTAWHKHDTGPMSANIWAPEIHFIDGKWYIHYAAAHTSETNEGLFDHRMYVLENDSANPLEGAWVEKGQIRTRWETFSLDATTFEHKGTRYLVWAQKAPDIPGNSNLYIAQMENPWTLRGEQVMISTPEYDWEIIGFKVNEGAAVLHRNGRIFIGYSASATDYNYCMGLLTADEDADLLDPASWVKSPKPVFQTCEANGQYGPGHNSFTVSPDGKTDILIYHARNYKDIEGDPLYDPNRHARAQVIRWNEDGTPDFGVPVPDGKAAAEAK from the coding sequence ATGACTGATTCCATTACATTTACCAATCCCATCCTGGAGCAGCGAGCTGATCCGTGGGTGTACCGTCACACAGACGGGTACTATTATTTCTCAGCTTCGGTGCCAGCCTTTGACCGGATTGAGATTCGGCGTGCACAAACCCTGGAAGAGTTGAGAGATGCCGAGCCGGTAACGGCGTGGCACAAACATGATACAGGACCGATGAGTGCCAACATTTGGGCACCTGAAATTCATTTTATCGATGGAAAATGGTACATACATTATGCTGCAGCCCATACCAGCGAAACCAATGAGGGCCTTTTCGACCACCGCATGTATGTGCTGGAAAATGACTCGGCCAACCCGCTCGAAGGCGCGTGGGTAGAGAAGGGACAGATTCGGACGCGTTGGGAGACGTTTTCCTTGGATGCAACGACGTTTGAACACAAAGGTACCCGTTATTTGGTATGGGCGCAAAAGGCCCCGGACATTCCGGGTAACTCTAACCTGTACATTGCCCAAATGGAAAATCCGTGGACTCTCCGTGGTGAGCAGGTCATGATTTCTACACCGGAATATGATTGGGAGATCATCGGCTTCAAGGTAAATGAAGGGGCAGCAGTGTTACATCGCAATGGGCGGATCTTCATTGGTTACTCGGCGAGTGCGACCGACTATAATTATTGTATGGGTTTGCTCACCGCAGATGAAGATGCCGACTTGCTTGATCCAGCGAGCTGGGTGAAATCACCTAAGCCGGTATTCCAGACGTGTGAAGCGAATGGTCAATATGGTCCGGGTCACAACAGCTTTACGGTATCACCGGACGGCAAAACAGATATTCTGATCTATCACGCACGAAACTACAAGGACATCGAGGGAGATCCTCTCTATGATCCAAACCGTCACGCCCGCGCGCAGGTTATTCGCTGGAACGAAGATGGCACACCTGACTTTGGAGTCCCTGTTCCAGATGGGAAGGCTGCGGCTGAAGCTAAATAA
- the queC gene encoding 7-cyano-7-deazaguanine synthase QueC has translation MNEEKAVVVFSGGQDSTTCLFWAKQQFAEVEVVTFDYGQRHKLEIECAAEIARDLSVQQTVLDMSLLNQLAPNALTRTDMEITHEEGELPSTFVDGRNLLFLSFAAIMAKQKGARHLVTGVCETDFSGYPDCRDSFVKSMNVTLNLSMDYPFVIHTPLMWLDKAQTWKMADELGAFDYVRERTLTCYNGIIGDGCGECPACKLRKAGLDRYLEQRTDSTTVGTPGADVR, from the coding sequence TTGAACGAAGAAAAAGCAGTCGTTGTATTTAGCGGCGGTCAGGACAGTACAACTTGTTTGTTCTGGGCCAAACAGCAATTTGCCGAGGTTGAAGTGGTTACCTTCGATTACGGCCAGCGTCACAAGCTGGAGATTGAATGCGCCGCAGAGATCGCTCGCGATCTGAGTGTACAGCAAACGGTACTGGACATGAGTTTGTTAAACCAACTCGCGCCTAATGCACTCACCCGTACGGATATGGAGATTACGCATGAAGAAGGCGAACTGCCAAGTACGTTTGTCGATGGACGGAATCTGCTGTTCCTCAGTTTTGCAGCCATTATGGCGAAGCAAAAAGGGGCTCGTCACCTCGTCACAGGTGTATGCGAAACGGATTTCAGCGGATACCCGGATTGTCGGGATTCGTTTGTAAAGTCGATGAATGTTACGCTGAATCTATCGATGGACTACCCATTTGTCATTCACACCCCACTGATGTGGCTGGACAAAGCCCAGACGTGGAAAATGGCGGATGAGCTCGGTGCCTTCGATTATGTGCGGGAGCGCACACTGACCTGTTATAACGGAATTATCGGCGATGGCTGCGGAGAATGTCCTGCCTGCAAACTGCGCAAAGCCGGACTGGATCGCTATCTGGAGCAACGCACTGATTCTACTACTGTTGGAACTCCAGGAGCGGACGTACGATGA
- the queF gene encoding preQ(1) synthase yields MRQPDEMQDLTLLGNQGVKYTFEYDPGILENFDNKHPYRDYFVKFNCPEFTSLCPITGQPDFATIYISYIPDVKMVESKSLKLYLFSFRNHGDFHEDCVNIIMNDLIKLMDPRFIEVWGKFTPRGGISIDPYTNYGKPGTKYEQMAEHRMMNHDMYPETIDNR; encoded by the coding sequence ATGAGACAACCTGATGAAATGCAAGATCTAACGTTGCTGGGTAACCAGGGCGTAAAATATACGTTTGAATATGATCCAGGTATTCTGGAAAACTTCGATAACAAACACCCGTACCGGGATTATTTTGTCAAATTCAACTGCCCGGAGTTCACCAGCCTGTGCCCGATCACGGGTCAGCCGGACTTTGCAACGATCTATATCAGCTACATCCCTGATGTGAAAATGGTGGAGAGCAAGTCACTTAAGCTGTACCTGTTCAGCTTCCGCAACCATGGTGATTTCCACGAGGATTGTGTGAACATCATCATGAACGACCTGATTAAGCTGATGGACCCACGCTTCATTGAAGTATGGGGCAAATTCACGCCGCGCGGCGGCATTTCCATCGATCCGTACACCAACTACGGTAAACCGGGGACGAAGTATGAGCAAATGGCCGAGCACCGCATGATGAACCATGATATGTATCCAGAGACGATAGATAATCGTTAA
- a CDS encoding arabinan endo-1,5-alpha-L-arabinosidase has translation MLLLLLVGATGCSGEGAGEAVSPPVFPEAPQDTQLYDTSILDDESRWTVNNAHDPAIIKTDQGYYVYSTDVRVAGEAKPGVMVRKSDDLINWSWVGQALPGIPKEALDWTGAVNLWAPDVIQVGDTYRMYYSASSFGSTRSAIGLQTSSSPEGPWTDEGLVVKTSENEKDKLNAIDANPVLDAEGNSWMVYGSFFDGIYIAPLDPETGKFKEEGYGTRIASRDRATEEGAVEGPYIVYNPEFKKYYLFVSYDSLFEDYNVRVARADSITGPYTDVNGMNMLDTEHLPQYEVGTKILGGYRFTEGEGWVAPGHNSVLKDGDDYYIVHHARGETDKNWPYLHVRKMLWTKDGWPVVSAERYAGEYAQDIPKSMIAGEWEGLAVDPSVDGQVQAVPYTLQANGKLKSENGSGKWTFDGKQTLTLEWKESPWGGASTEELKLLPSWDWERSQPALVVTGLSDRGIAVWGKQISAAEK, from the coding sequence ATGTTGCTGCTGTTGTTGGTTGGGGCTACAGGCTGTTCTGGAGAAGGAGCAGGGGAAGCGGTGTCCCCGCCGGTCTTTCCTGAGGCTCCCCAAGATACCCAATTGTATGACACCTCCATTCTGGACGACGAATCCCGTTGGACGGTGAACAATGCGCATGATCCGGCCATTATCAAAACAGATCAGGGATATTACGTTTATTCGACCGATGTTCGTGTAGCAGGAGAAGCGAAACCCGGCGTCATGGTACGCAAATCGGATGATCTGATCAACTGGTCATGGGTAGGTCAGGCTTTGCCGGGTATTCCGAAGGAAGCCCTCGATTGGACTGGGGCAGTAAATTTGTGGGCACCGGATGTGATTCAGGTTGGTGACACCTACCGGATGTATTATTCGGCTTCGTCTTTTGGTAGTACGCGTTCGGCTATTGGTTTGCAGACATCCTCGTCCCCAGAGGGTCCTTGGACAGATGAAGGGTTGGTTGTTAAAACATCTGAGAACGAAAAGGATAAGTTAAATGCCATCGATGCCAATCCGGTATTGGATGCCGAAGGCAATTCGTGGATGGTCTACGGTTCCTTTTTTGACGGGATATATATTGCACCTCTCGATCCGGAAACCGGAAAGTTCAAGGAAGAGGGGTATGGTACACGCATTGCCTCCCGTGATCGTGCTACGGAAGAAGGTGCGGTGGAGGGGCCATATATTGTGTATAACCCGGAGTTCAAAAAGTATTATTTATTCGTCTCGTATGATTCTTTATTCGAAGATTATAACGTGCGTGTAGCCCGTGCTGATTCCATTACAGGCCCCTACACGGATGTAAATGGCATGAACATGCTGGATACAGAGCATCTGCCTCAATACGAAGTCGGAACCAAAATTCTGGGTGGCTATCGCTTCACCGAAGGTGAGGGTTGGGTTGCACCAGGACATAACTCGGTCCTTAAGGATGGCGACGATTATTATATCGTGCATCATGCGAGAGGCGAGACGGATAAAAACTGGCCGTATCTGCATGTACGTAAAATGCTGTGGACCAAGGACGGCTGGCCTGTTGTGTCAGCAGAACGTTATGCAGGTGAGTACGCACAGGACATTCCGAAGTCGATGATCGCCGGGGAGTGGGAAGGCCTGGCTGTTGATCCATCGGTAGACGGACAGGTGCAGGCAGTGCCTTACACTTTGCAAGCCAACGGCAAATTGAAAAGCGAAAACGGTTCAGGCAAATGGACGTTTGACGGCAAACAAACACTGACGCTGGAGTGGAAAGAAAGCCCGTGGGGCGGAGCTTCCACAGAAGAGCTGAAGCTGCTCCCGTCCTGGGACTGGGAGCGAAGCCAGCCTGCACTTGTGGTTACTGGCCTGAGCGACCGCGGCATTGCTGTCTGGGGCAAGCAGATTAGCGCAGCGGAGAAATAG
- a CDS encoding MFS transporter has product MQNSLSKDAAARSKAPPGLDAQGTVYRILIAISLVHLFNDSIQSVIPAIFPILKDSMHLTYTQIGWISFAINFTASIMQPVVGYFADKKPTPSILPIGMGFTFTGMLLLAFADSYMAVLISVIFVGLGSAAFHPEGSRVSHMASGPRRGLAQSIFQVGGNAGQSLAPLLTRWIFIPFGLFGAIGFTGIAAAGIAVQIYIARWYGRMLQSGGYLRRQAAARRAPNPALRKKIAAAITILILLVFVRSWYVASIGSFYAFNLKDTFNLSTEDAQIYIFLFLAAGALGTFFGGPLADRFGKRNMIFLSMAGAAPLALLLPYANLFWTAVLLSIIGFIMLSSFSVTVVYAQMLIPGKIGTVSGLITGLAFGMGGLGALVLGNWIDVFGVSPVMQMCSFLPLIGIFTFLLPSDKLLNRWAEENGSEE; this is encoded by the coding sequence ATGCAAAATTCATTATCCAAAGACGCCGCTGCGCGTTCAAAAGCTCCACCCGGATTGGATGCTCAAGGTACCGTTTATCGGATCTTAATTGCCATCAGTCTGGTCCATTTGTTCAACGATTCAATCCAATCTGTCATTCCAGCTATTTTTCCAATTCTGAAAGACTCCATGCATCTCACGTATACACAGATCGGATGGATTTCGTTTGCTATTAACTTTACTGCGTCCATCATGCAGCCTGTTGTAGGCTATTTTGCTGATAAAAAACCGACACCCTCCATTCTGCCCATCGGCATGGGCTTTACGTTTACCGGTATGCTATTGCTTGCCTTCGCCGACAGTTATATGGCCGTCCTGATCTCCGTCATCTTTGTTGGTCTCGGTTCGGCGGCGTTCCATCCAGAGGGTTCACGGGTATCCCATATGGCCTCAGGGCCTCGTAGAGGTCTGGCTCAGTCGATCTTCCAGGTGGGTGGTAATGCCGGTCAGTCTCTCGCCCCATTGCTCACCAGATGGATTTTCATCCCGTTTGGGTTGTTTGGTGCCATCGGATTCACGGGCATTGCAGCTGCGGGAATTGCGGTTCAAATCTATATCGCTCGCTGGTATGGACGCATGCTGCAATCGGGAGGATATTTGCGCAGACAGGCGGCAGCTCGTCGTGCACCCAATCCAGCATTACGTAAAAAGATTGCTGCTGCCATAACCATTTTGATTCTGCTTGTCTTTGTCCGTTCGTGGTATGTCGCTTCGATCGGCAGCTTCTATGCGTTTAACCTGAAGGATACATTTAACTTGTCCACAGAGGACGCACAGATCTATATCTTCCTGTTCCTGGCGGCTGGGGCTCTTGGTACGTTCTTTGGTGGTCCACTGGCGGATCGCTTCGGTAAACGTAACATGATCTTCCTGTCGATGGCCGGGGCCGCTCCACTGGCGCTTCTGCTGCCTTACGCCAATTTGTTCTGGACAGCCGTGTTGCTGAGTATTATTGGGTTCATCATGTTGTCCAGTTTCTCGGTGACCGTTGTGTATGCGCAAATGCTGATTCCAGGCAAAATCGGAACCGTCTCCGGCCTGATTACTGGTCTGGCATTTGGTATGGGCGGTCTGGGAGCACTCGTGCTGGGGAACTGGATCGACGTGTTCGGCGTATCTCCAGTTATGCAGATGTGCAGCTTCCTGCCACTGATCGGTATCTTCACCTTCCTGCTTCCATCGGATAAGTTGCTGAACCGCTGGGCGGAAGAGAACGGTAGCGAAGAATAA
- the queE gene encoding 7-carboxy-7-deazaguanine synthase QueE, with protein MSSVERSIEARIPVMEIFGPTVQGEGMVIGQKTMFVRTAGCDYRCSWCDSAFTWDGSGKDLIRMITPEDVWEELRRVGGSRFSHVTISGGNPALLASLGGLVKLLRENGIRTAVETQGSRWQSWLADIDEVTVSPKPPSSGMNTDWAVLDDLIHRLAARPVERSHSLKIVIFDETDLDYARRVHARYPGTDLFLQTGNPDVTSADTPDLATSLLARYEWLIDQVSASDDLNDVRVLPQLHTLVWGNKRGV; from the coding sequence ATGAGTAGTGTGGAACGTAGCATAGAGGCTCGTATTCCTGTGATGGAAATCTTCGGCCCGACGGTTCAAGGTGAAGGCATGGTTATCGGGCAGAAAACGATGTTCGTCCGCACCGCGGGCTGCGATTATCGCTGTTCCTGGTGTGACTCGGCCTTTACTTGGGACGGCAGTGGCAAGGACCTGATTCGGATGATTACTCCGGAGGATGTGTGGGAGGAATTGCGTCGTGTTGGCGGCTCACGCTTCTCTCATGTGACCATCTCAGGCGGCAACCCTGCCCTGCTCGCTTCGCTGGGCGGATTGGTTAAGCTGCTTCGGGAGAACGGCATCCGCACCGCGGTAGAAACGCAGGGCTCCCGTTGGCAGTCTTGGCTGGCGGACATTGACGAAGTCACCGTCTCGCCCAAGCCTCCCAGCTCAGGCATGAACACCGACTGGGCTGTGCTGGATGATCTGATCCATCGCCTGGCTGCTCGCCCGGTGGAACGAAGTCACAGTCTGAAGATCGTAATTTTCGATGAGACAGACTTGGACTATGCCCGCCGTGTGCATGCACGGTATCCGGGCACAGATTTATTTTTGCAAACCGGGAACCCGGATGTCACTTCTGCTGATACCCCAGATCTGGCGACTTCGCTGCTTGCCCGTTATGAGTGGCTGATTGATCAAGTCAGTGCATCCGATGATCTGAACGACGTTCGTGTGCTGCCACAGCTGCATACCCTTGTTTGGGGCAACAAACGCGGCGTCTGA
- a CDS encoding EcsC family protein, producing MDSRETLDRELEQILKWEKGQKDLFIWDKIGRLPFAMLDKVMPKALKQKIGDSLNEVGQYVQNGGKFLVQKKKVAELLREEATKSGYSMKADTSYDEQDEEARDTTKIHSVDGLPLEVLDRTADNITDSRTRFAAAQGAATGIGGIVTIAADIPMVMGLSLKVLQEMALCYGYDPDEPQERIFIVKCLQFSSADIVGKKAIMDELADYDNPDKQVEVISQMQGWREVFNSYSESFGWKKLFQLIPIAGMVFGSVSNKNTIRDVAEAGKMLYKKRLILQRLK from the coding sequence ATGGATTCACGCGAGACATTGGACCGGGAGCTGGAACAGATTTTAAAATGGGAAAAAGGGCAGAAGGACTTGTTTATTTGGGACAAAATTGGTCGTTTGCCGTTTGCCATGCTGGATAAAGTTATGCCCAAAGCGCTGAAACAGAAGATTGGAGACTCGCTGAACGAAGTTGGTCAGTATGTGCAGAATGGCGGGAAATTTCTCGTCCAGAAAAAGAAGGTAGCTGAGCTGCTCCGAGAGGAAGCGACCAAATCCGGTTATTCCATGAAGGCCGATACCTCTTACGATGAACAGGATGAAGAGGCAAGAGATACGACGAAAATCCACAGTGTGGATGGTTTACCGCTTGAAGTATTGGATCGCACTGCTGATAACATTACGGACAGTCGAACGAGGTTTGCTGCTGCACAAGGGGCCGCAACAGGTATCGGCGGCATTGTAACGATTGCGGCGGATATTCCGATGGTGATGGGGCTTTCCCTGAAGGTGCTGCAGGAGATGGCGCTATGCTACGGATATGATCCCGACGAACCCCAAGAGCGCATATTTATCGTCAAATGTCTGCAATTCTCCTCTGCTGATATTGTGGGCAAAAAAGCAATAATGGATGAACTCGCCGATTACGATAATCCGGACAAGCAGGTTGAGGTTATCTCTCAAATGCAGGGCTGGCGGGAGGTTTTTAATTCCTACAGTGAATCGTTTGGTTGGAAAAAGCTGTTTCAGCTTATTCCGATTGCCGGCATGGTATTCGGTTCGGTAAGCAACAAAAATACGATTCGTGATGTTGCGGAAGCCGGAAAAATGCTGTACAAAAAACGGCTCATTCTTCAGCGTTTGAAATAA
- the queD gene encoding 6-carboxytetrahydropterin synthase QueD — translation MREPGTFRIVERLQRIGEDILPAQLRYHRKRVLVSKEFTFDAAHHLHCYEGKCKNLHGHTYKVVFGISGYPGETGLTVDFGHIKDIWKTQIEGYLDHQYLNETLPLMNTTAENMVVWLFEQMEHALQTEPYAALTEGGRTEFVRLYETPTSYAEARREWMIDE, via the coding sequence ATGAGAGAACCGGGAACATTTCGTATTGTGGAACGGTTGCAGCGGATTGGAGAAGATATCCTTCCTGCCCAGCTTCGCTATCATCGCAAACGTGTGCTTGTCAGCAAGGAGTTTACGTTTGACGCTGCGCATCATCTGCATTGTTATGAAGGCAAGTGCAAGAACTTGCACGGACATACGTATAAAGTTGTTTTTGGCATTAGCGGTTACCCGGGTGAGACCGGACTGACTGTTGATTTTGGACATATCAAGGATATATGGAAAACACAAATTGAAGGGTATCTGGATCATCAGTATTTGAACGAAACCCTTCCCCTCATGAACACAACTGCTGAAAATATGGTCGTCTGGTTGTTCGAGCAGATGGAGCATGCCTTGCAAACCGAACCGTATGCTGCACTTACCGAGGGTGGTCGAACAGAGTTTGTCCGCTTATACGAGACGCCGACCAGTTACGCTGAGGCCAGACGGGAGTGGATGATCGATGAGTAG